In Mycobacterium stomatepiae, the following are encoded in one genomic region:
- a CDS encoding zinc-dependent alcohol dehydrogenase yields the protein MKAVTWQGKRDVRVESVPDPKIEQPTDAIIEVTSTNICGSDLHLYEILGAFMNPGDILGHEPMGIVREIGPETGDLRVGDRVVIPFQISCGSCHMCHKQLFTQCETTQVREQGMGAALFGYSQLYGEIPGGQAELLRVPQAQFTHMKVPVGPPDSRFVYLSDVLPTAWQAVAYADIPEGGTVAVLGLGPIGDMAARIADHLGYRVIAVDLVPERLARAAKRGIHTIDVGRLDSGLGDAIRDLTDGRGPDSVIDAVGMEAHGSPVSQFAQQATSILPDAIAKRMMQTAGVDRLSALYSAIDIVRRGGTISLIGVYGGMADPLPMLTLFDKQVTLRMGQANVKRWVDDIMPLLTDDDPLGVDEFATHVLPLDEAPHAYKIFQKKQDGAVKIVLKP from the coding sequence ATGAAAGCTGTCACCTGGCAAGGCAAACGCGACGTCCGCGTGGAGTCGGTCCCCGACCCGAAGATCGAACAGCCCACCGATGCAATCATCGAAGTGACGTCGACCAACATCTGCGGGTCCGATCTCCATCTCTACGAGATACTCGGTGCGTTCATGAATCCGGGCGACATCCTCGGCCACGAACCGATGGGTATCGTCCGTGAGATCGGTCCGGAAACCGGCGATCTCCGCGTCGGCGATCGGGTTGTGATTCCGTTTCAGATCTCCTGCGGTAGCTGTCATATGTGCCACAAGCAACTCTTCACCCAGTGTGAGACCACCCAGGTGCGTGAACAAGGAATGGGGGCAGCGCTTTTCGGCTATTCGCAACTGTACGGGGAAATCCCGGGTGGCCAAGCCGAGCTGCTGCGCGTTCCGCAGGCTCAGTTCACTCACATGAAAGTCCCAGTCGGGCCGCCAGATTCGCGGTTTGTGTATCTTTCGGATGTGCTGCCGACGGCCTGGCAGGCGGTGGCGTACGCGGATATCCCGGAGGGCGGAACGGTAGCCGTCCTCGGGTTGGGGCCGATCGGGGACATGGCCGCGCGCATCGCCGACCATCTCGGTTATCGCGTCATCGCCGTCGACCTGGTGCCCGAGCGGTTGGCCCGCGCCGCGAAGAGGGGTATCCATACCATCGATGTGGGACGGTTGGACTCGGGTCTCGGTGACGCGATCCGCGACCTGACCGACGGCCGTGGCCCGGACTCGGTGATCGACGCGGTGGGCATGGAGGCGCACGGTTCCCCGGTTTCCCAATTCGCTCAGCAGGCCACGTCGATACTGCCGGATGCCATCGCCAAGCGGATGATGCAGACCGCCGGCGTGGACCGGCTCAGCGCACTGTACTCGGCGATCGACATCGTGCGGCGCGGCGGGACGATTTCGCTGATCGGGGTCTACGGCGGGATGGCCGACCCACTCCCGATGCTGACTCTCTTCGACAAGCAGGTGACCCTGCGGATGGGTCAGGCAAACGTCAAGAGATGGGTCGACGACATCATGCCGCTGCTGACCGACGACGACCCGCTCGGTGTCGACGAGTTCGCCACCCACGTGTTACCGCTCGACGAGGCCCCGCATGCCTATAAGATCTTCCAGAAAAAGCAAGACGGCGCCGTAAAGATCGTCCTCAAGCCATGA
- a CDS encoding NAD(P)/FAD-dependent oxidoreductase codes for MVTESGLIVVGSGPAGVAAAESFREHNGRTTVQILTADVDLPYARPPLSKEYLRGTTDDVALHDAQWFDDRGIELTTGATVDRLDLNEHALYLGDERQVFDTLILACGAAPEAPPVPGGQRARLLRSLADATELRNAADAAASAVVIGSGFIGCEAAASLALRDIPVSLVAPEPLPQEKRLGTQAAERLRDFVTAAGARHVGRVEVEEITANGVRLDSGVTIDCDLVLAATGVAPRSRIAAEAGLKMRDSRILVGSDMATSAPNVYAAGDVALARHEVAGRHLAIEHWQDATDQGAIAGACAAGWPTRWVGVPGFWTSVGDATLKYHAWGDGYEHSGLRERADGFTVWYETGDAVVGVLTYNADDDYELGEQLIAERRPKPFPLDH; via the coding sequence ATGGTGACCGAGTCGGGATTGATCGTCGTGGGCAGCGGCCCGGCCGGAGTCGCCGCGGCCGAGTCATTTCGGGAACATAATGGCCGCACAACGGTGCAAATTCTCACCGCCGACGTCGACCTGCCCTACGCGCGACCGCCGTTGAGTAAGGAGTATCTGCGCGGCACGACCGATGACGTCGCATTACACGACGCGCAGTGGTTTGACGACCGAGGGATCGAGCTCACCACCGGCGCGACCGTCGACCGGCTGGACCTCAATGAGCACGCGCTCTACCTCGGTGACGAACGCCAGGTGTTCGACACCTTGATCCTGGCGTGCGGTGCCGCGCCGGAGGCCCCACCGGTTCCCGGCGGCCAACGCGCGCGGCTACTTCGCTCACTGGCCGACGCCACCGAGCTGCGCAACGCCGCAGACGCGGCAGCCTCCGCGGTGGTGATCGGCTCGGGCTTCATCGGCTGCGAGGCGGCCGCATCGCTGGCACTGCGCGATATCCCGGTGAGTTTGGTTGCCCCCGAACCACTTCCGCAAGAAAAACGACTCGGAACACAGGCCGCTGAGCGGCTACGCGATTTCGTGACCGCTGCGGGAGCACGCCACGTCGGTAGAGTCGAGGTCGAGGAGATCACCGCCAACGGCGTGCGGCTGGACAGCGGCGTCACCATCGACTGCGACCTCGTGCTCGCCGCGACGGGAGTCGCGCCACGAAGTCGCATCGCGGCCGAAGCGGGTTTGAAGATGCGGGACTCCCGCATCCTCGTCGGCTCTGACATGGCAACCTCGGCGCCCAACGTCTACGCCGCCGGCGATGTTGCGCTGGCGCGCCACGAGGTGGCGGGACGCCACCTGGCCATCGAACATTGGCAGGATGCGACCGATCAGGGCGCGATCGCGGGTGCCTGCGCAGCGGGATGGCCCACCAGGTGGGTTGGAGTACCAGGATTTTGGACTTCGGTAGGAGACGCCACGCTGAAGTACCATGCCTGGGGAGACGGCTACGAGCACTCCGGACTACGTGAGCGCGCTGACGGGTTCACGGTCTGGTACGAGACCGGCGACGCGGTTGTCGGGGTTCTGACCTACAACGCGGACGACGACTACGAACTCGGCGAGCAGCTGATCGCCGAACGCCGACCGAAGCCCTTTCCGCTCGACCACTAG
- a CDS encoding GAF and ANTAR domain-containing protein → MIGGDAVSDEKTTIVAQLAELIAILERDGTATEAGLHELIESGATHIPGCQYAGITLADAGKVVTNVVATHRYPTDLDAVQARYREGPCVAAAWEHHIMHVADLAVDKRWPRYQQYALEHTPIRSILSYELFVGGGTIAALNFYAEQPHAFNEDSMELGGVFATHVALAWSMMRRKDQFRSALASRDIIGQAKGVIMERFNLDAVEAFELLTRLSQQSNTNLTDLAEKLIDSEHPLKRRYR, encoded by the coding sequence ATGATCGGTGGTGATGCTGTGTCAGACGAAAAGACCACGATCGTCGCTCAACTGGCGGAGCTGATTGCCATCCTCGAACGCGACGGAACAGCCACCGAGGCGGGGCTGCACGAACTCATCGAGAGCGGTGCAACGCACATCCCCGGTTGCCAGTACGCGGGAATTACCCTTGCCGACGCGGGCAAAGTGGTCACCAATGTCGTCGCCACCCATCGCTATCCGACAGACCTCGACGCGGTCCAGGCGCGCTACCGGGAAGGCCCGTGTGTCGCGGCCGCTTGGGAGCACCACATCATGCATGTTGCGGACCTCGCCGTCGACAAACGCTGGCCCCGCTATCAGCAGTATGCCCTCGAGCACACGCCGATCCGATCCATCTTGTCCTACGAGTTGTTCGTTGGCGGCGGTACCATCGCGGCGCTGAATTTCTATGCCGAGCAACCACATGCTTTCAACGAGGACTCGATGGAACTCGGCGGCGTATTCGCCACGCACGTCGCATTGGCGTGGTCGATGATGCGGCGCAAGGACCAATTTCGCAGCGCCCTGGCGTCGCGGGACATCATCGGTCAGGCCAAAGGCGTGATCATGGAGCGCTTCAATCTTGACGCCGTCGAGGCGTTCGAGCTTCTCACCCGGCTATCGCAGCAATCCAACACCAATCTCACCGACCTCGCCGAGAAACTGATCGACAGCGAGCATCCACTCAAACGCCGGTATCGGTGA
- a CDS encoding DUF1360 domain-containing protein: protein MSEIARTRVVGGARHEAGVYRGDNPRPLGGYLAVLGAYGLVVATATVVAAATGRSLPERWRLQDLLTVTIGAHKLSRTLTKDAVTSPLRVPFTYYSGAGGPAEVHEEVRQGGTLRHSVGELLTCPFCLDMWVTTGFVIGMIFAPRFTRLIGGSFTALAGADFLQLAYAKAQRSAEG from the coding sequence ATGAGCGAAATTGCCCGCACCCGGGTGGTCGGCGGCGCTCGGCATGAAGCTGGCGTGTACCGCGGTGACAATCCCAGACCGTTGGGCGGCTACCTGGCAGTTCTCGGCGCCTACGGTCTGGTGGTAGCAACCGCGACAGTGGTCGCGGCGGCTACCGGCCGGAGCCTGCCGGAGCGATGGCGCCTGCAGGATCTCCTCACCGTAACCATAGGCGCCCATAAGCTTTCGCGAACCCTGACCAAGGACGCAGTGACGAGTCCGCTGAGAGTGCCCTTTACGTACTACTCCGGCGCCGGCGGCCCAGCTGAGGTGCATGAAGAAGTCAGACAAGGGGGAACGTTGCGGCACAGCGTGGGTGAGCTGCTGACGTGCCCGTTTTGCCTCGATATGTGGGTAACGACCGGCTTCGTGATCGGCATGATCTTCGCGCCCAGATTCACTCGGCTGATCGGAGGCAGCTTCACCGCCTTGGCTGGCGCCGACTTTCTTCAGCTTGCTTATGCCAAGGCGCAGCGGTCAGCGGAAGGTTAG